In Morococcus cerebrosus, a single genomic region encodes these proteins:
- a CDS encoding glutaredoxin family protein has protein sequence MKLTLMFREYCSLCHKMREQLKPYQERFGFELEILDVDEDPVLEEKYNELIPVLLDGETEICHWFLDGEKLKTFLETKCDGV, from the coding sequence ATGAAACTGACGTTGATGTTTCGCGAATATTGCAGCCTCTGCCACAAAATGCGCGAACAGCTTAAACCATATCAAGAAAGATTTGGCTTTGAGCTGGAAATTCTTGATGTTGATGAAGATCCTGTCTTGGAGGAAAAATATAATGAACTTATCCCTGTTTTGCTTGATGGCGAAACAGAAATTTGCCATTGGTTTTTGGATGGGGAAAAATTGAAAACCTTTTTGGAAACAAAATGTGATGGGGTATAA